From Anastrepha obliqua isolate idAnaObli1 chromosome 3, idAnaObli1_1.0, whole genome shotgun sequence:
gcaaaaaaaaaaatattctcgcTAATGAGcgaaaaattggtatttttctTTACAAGTTGCCACATATACATGAACGTGATCACAACGCCAAGTGCGCGAATGTGGTTCGTAGATACGCCATTGGCCATTCGCTATTCCACGCTCCCTTCTTTGCCCAGCACTGGCATGTGTATATACTTGGTTTTGTTGCTATTGCTACCACAGTGGCACGTTGCGGTATGCTATGCTGTAAAACATGGGAATTTTAAGCAGCTACTTGTAGCTACAACACCAAGTCCATCATTTTGAGCGTCAGTCAACGTCTGCCGGTGTCGGTGATTGCAGCACATCTGCCCGCCTGTCCGCGTGACATTAGCATAAGCATTCGTCGCTTTTAGTTGTGGTTGCTGTTTATGGTGGTTGCTGGTGGCAGCAACATTAACAATGATATGCATGTCATGCCACATGATTGTTTTGGCATTGCAACAGtttattattgttgctattgttgttgcatgtgcaatgttgcaaatgaattTGCCGTTTATGCGTTGGCGTAACTTGTTATTGCCGTTTTTATGCGCACATCATACGAAATGCTGGTGTCGTGCGTGGCATGCAACAACTACTGTCTAACAAGTGTAAAACAGAATGTTTTtgattacaaacaaacaaaaaacaaagcaaatgcaAGTCGGTGGAATGCCTTAAGCTGCCACGTAGTATATTAAAAATACGTAAATGATGCAAAAGGGGAATAGTAGAGAAGCACAAGTTTgttataaattaaagaaaaagattaaagaaaaatttaaaaatatattggagATTTACagtttagttttaattaaaattctacttttatttctctttcgaaatcaatttattttaatattaaaatacttccataaactttttaaaattttaattttagttttacttttaattataataataattttaattttagttttaataataattttaattttagttttaataataattttaattttacttttagttttagttataattttagttttagttttaattttaattttaattttaattttaattttaattttaattttaattttaattttaattttaattttaattttcattttaattttcattttaattttatttctaattttaattttaattttaattttaattttaattttaattttaattttaattttaattttaattttaattttaattttaattttaattttaattttaattttaattttaattttaattttaattttaattttaattttaattttaattttaattttaattttaattttaattttaattttaattttaattttaattttaattttaattttaattttaattttaattttaattttaattttaattttaattttaattttaattttaattttaattttaattttaattttaattttaattttaattttaattttaattttaattttaattttaattttaattttaattttaattttaattttaattttaattttaattttaattttaattttaattttaattttaattttaattttaattttaattttaattttaattttaattttaattttaattttaattttaattttaattttaattttaattttaattttaattttaattttaattttaattttagttttaattttattttagttttaattttagttttaattttaatttgaataataattttaattggcggccgccgtagccgaatgggttggtgcgcgactaccattcggaattcagagaaagaacgtcggttcaaatctcggtaaaggatcaaaattaagaaaaagtcttttctaatagcggtcgcctctcggcaggcaatggcaaaacaccgagtgtatttctgccataaaaaagctcctcataaaaatatctgccgttcggagtcggcttgaaactgtaggttcctccatttgtggaacaacattaagacgcacaccacaaataggaggaggagctcggccaaatacccaaaaagtgtgtacgcgccatatatataatatatatatgtatatatacagtgaAATTCCCCATTACGGACAGTCCTTATAACCGGACAGCTCCAATAACCGGACAAATTTTTGGGCACACaggtttttcattcattttttcatacaaatatcaTCCTAATAAACGGACACTCTAATAACCGGACGCGGACAaagtatttcaaaccattttcataaaaaaatttctcataaaccgacaaaattcaaaaatatcacaAGCAAGCTTTGttgttcattataaaaatgaaataggtgattccccttttaacatGTATGCACACATTCAAGCCTTGTGTTTTAAATTAAGAGTAGTTTTCCATTCAGCTTGTTAAGTCAGTTGCATGCGAACGGTTGCGTTCAAAGTTCGTAATAATATGGCGCCGAAAAAGAAGGTACTTTCTATTAAAGgaaaaatggaaattattaatgttttcGAAAAAGATAAATTATCAGTACGTGGAATTGCAAAAAGCTAAAGTATAGTGAGCCCAAAAATTTAATGGTAGGTACACGTTTCTTTTGCTTTGAAAGGTtcaatagtagtagtagtagtaattcttctttatttatttataaatatttcatcttacattacaataatttttacaataattcgtttaaatatacatataaatacataaagaaagaaataataaatttgtggcaataacaatgttgtctgtcacaactcaaaaattaatcaaaaattgaactctgcaataagaaaatttctatagcgtaaggctgagtatataaagcaagttagtattttccaattgtggccattaagtatatctattacttctgcttcatttagcttcgctgcgtttaggtattttattctgatctctttcagtaccggacatcttcctaagaagtgctgcatattttcttcctcgtttaaattgcagagggtgcatattttctgagcatttccatacgtagttgcatttagcttcagtaaaccacatcttgctttgaaaattgtcgtaatatcagctagccgcatatcttctttaatatatgattccccttttgagtagtctaaatgtttataaattcgcttctcgcttgactgtgctttttgccttgccatgtTGATATCTTTTACTCTCATTTCggtaagaagttgcacacagcgatcttgccagtctatagaagtgatgttttcttcaaacttcagaccgaactccattcccatgtcgttcagatgtttaagccaaaatacatttttatttaagatgcCTTGCgttagtttgtgtgggagtctgttgcaattatatttgtaaatagttttccagatatacttcatgtgtaattctaaagaatacatgtggctatcttctatattagtttctaatgttattgcataatttggagtgaactcgggtagtttgaggattcttttaataaagtagcgttgaagtttatttacctcatcgaataaggcatatccccaaacttgcgctgcgtaggtttgtatcgctctgcataccgcttggaacagcttccattttgattttaatgaaatgaatggcttcgctaaaaaatcgttccatgtgcaattaatactagcttttactgaagtatttctggcttctaagtgcttgccgaatgccattttgggtgtgagaatgacaccaagatatttatattcggccaccaatttaatttctttaccttggtaccaccatttttcagcctgggaaagtcgtccacctcttctaaacaccatcatctccgatttattttggtttacttccatattccattcAGCGCAGTATTTCTCCAGGTTATTAATCATGGATTGCATGACTTTAGGGGTTCAATATTGGCAAAACACAAGCtgctgaaatcaataaaaataaagaaaaaaatcgttctAAATGGGAGTCTGGAGTTAATGTTCATCAAAAGCGAAGCTTTCTTAAAGAAGGCAGCTCTGAAATAGACAAGATGTGTTTTAATTGGTTCGCTAAGGCTAGAAGTCAAAACATTCCGATTTGTGGTCCCATTTTGAAAGCAAAGGCAATGGAAATTGCAGGCAAACTAGGTGTACCTAATTTTAATGCTTCAGATGGATGGTTAAACAAATGGCGAATAAGGAATAATGTTGCTTTCAAATGCGTATCTGGTGAAGCTGCAGATGTAAACCAGGATGGTGTCGAACAGTTTAGGACAAAACTGCTATCTCTGTTGACCGGTTACAAGCCTCAAGACCTTTACAATGCAGACGAAAGTGGGCTTTTTTTCGTGCCTTACCTGACAAAACCCTCGCTCTTAAATCCGAAAAATGCGTGGGCGGTACACTATCAAAGGAAAGACTCACAATTTTGTTCTGTGCTAACATGGCTGGAGATAAAGAGCTGCTTTTGGTTATAGGTAAAGCAGCCAATCCTCGATCTTTTAAACATGTTCCAATCGCAAAACTGCCAGTGGATTGGAAGTCTAATAAAAAAGCATGGATGACTCGAGAAGTAATGAGTGAATGGCTGCAGCAGTTCAATCGAAGAATGAAAGCCCAGAATCGAAAAATTACCTTGTTTTTAGATAACGCGGCTTCTCACCCAAAGGAATTAAACTTAaccaacataaaaattattttcttgccGCCAAATACAACAGTAGTTAGCCAACCCCTTGATCAAGGTataatccaaaattttaaaactttgtatagaAGCTTAGTTTTAAAGCACTTGCTATCTAAAATTGACAATACAAGTTCAGCCTCAGAGCTTTCAAAATCGATTAATGTACTAGAAGCTGTGTATTTCATCCAAGCATCTTGGGATAAAGTGGAAGCCACAACCGTCCGAAATTGCTTCCGTAAAGCAGGATTTTTGGAAACTTATGAGGATCTTCCAGATTTTGATTCTGAAGATGATATTCCACTGGCAATCTATACTAGGCTTCAGGAAGGACTAGACTTGGCAAATGATTTGGAAGGTTTTCTCCAAATGGATCAAAATGTTTTCACTGAGGACAACAATATAGAAATTCAATTTGACCAACAGATGATACTATGGACATAAGTGATTCAGAAGatgaattttcagaagaaataaGTGAGCCTATAACATCATATGATGAGGCTTTAAAACTTGTTGCGGGCttgaaacaatttgcaaaaaatgacTATGTAGCTTTTCAGCACATTAAAAATATCGAGAGTCACTTGgaaaatgaacattttaaattaaagcaatCAATGTTTAAGCAATCAAGCATTAccgatttttttcaatcaaactagtattgaaatgtaaaGACTTGTACAATGTACTTAAtcgatgtatgtacatatatgtatttacatgtaattatatgtaatactaaagtatgcaaatattctttacttccaaaaatttcttaaataaactaTGTACAATACAATTTATATGTGTGGTATATATTTTGGGACTTCATCCCTTATAAGCGGACATCTCCCATAGCCGGACAAAAACGCTGCGACGGTGAATGTCCGGTTATAAGGAatttcactgtatatatatatatatatataataattttaatattaattttatttttaatcttaatttcagttttaattttaa
This genomic window contains:
- the LOC129241656 gene encoding tigger transposable element-derived protein 6-like; its protein translation is MRTVAFKVRNNMAPKKKVLSIKGKMEIINVFEKDKLSVRGIAKRFNIGKTQAAEINKNKEKNRSKWESGVNVHQKRSFLKEGSSEIDKMCFNWFAKARSQNIPICGPILKAKAMEIAGKLGVPNFNASDGWLNKWRIRNNVAFKCVSGEAADVNQDGVEQFRTKLLSLLTGYKPQDLYNADESGLFFVPYLTKPSLLNPKNAWAVHYQRKDSQFCSVLTWLEIKSCFWL